A segment of the Desulfofundulus kuznetsovii DSM 6115 genome:
AAATGCCCCTGACCCTGCTTTTCCTGGATGTGGACCGGTTCAAGGACTATAACGACACCTACGGCCACCCTGCAGCCAACCTGGCATTGCAGGAAATAGCCCGGGTGCTCCGGGAAAGTTTCAGGCAAACGGACATAGTGGCCCGTTACGGCGGTGATGAATTTGTCGTGATCCTGCCCGGCACCGGGCAGGCGGAAGCAGAAACCGTTGTTCAGAGGCTGCTGCGCAACATTTCCAATATCCGCCTGCCCCAGGGCAGCATAACCGTTTCCATCGGTATGGCCACCTATCCCCAAAATGCCCGGGATATGATTGGGCTGACCCAGTTTGCCGATAACGCCCTATATCAGGCCAAAAGGGTGGGGTGCAACCGTCTGTAAGCGGCTATGGCCGGCATGCAGTTGCTCCCCGGCCGTTAAGTTCAGTTGGGGAATAATGAAAAGGAGTGAACTGTATGATTTTGCCACTGCTTAAGAAAATAGGAACCCGTCCGTCCATGGAACCCTCTTTCGATACAGTGACAGATACGGTGACAACTTGATTAACAGATAAATGTATAATAATATATATAATATAATTATCATACCTCCCGGAGGGGTAAGTATAGGACAGCGCTGGCGCGCTTATAACGCGCTTATAATCTTATAATAATGAGATTTTACTGGAGTAGCAGAAAATGATTAGTTTATTGATAGGATTGGCGGCAGGTTTTTTTGGAGGGCTTGTTGGCCTCGGCGGCGGGGTAATAATGATTCCCCTGATGGTGAGCATCCTGAAGATGGGCCAGCACAAGGCCCACGGCACAAGCCTTGTAGCACTCGTCTTCACCGGAATTTCGGGGGCTGTTACCTATGCTTTAAATGGTTCGGTGGATATACTGGCCTCCGTCCTGCTGGCTTCCACTGCCATATTCACCGCCAGGGCAGGAGCGCACCTTGCCAATGCTCTTCCCGAATGGAAGCTCAAAAGGTCCTTCGGCGGGTTTTTAATCCTGGTCTCCCTGCTGTTGCTTTTAAAACCTTACCTGCCCCACGCATCCCGGCATGTCACAGGTTGGTTAGAAATTCTTATCCTTTTATTAACAGGTATTTTTACCGGCTTCCTCTCCGGGATGATGGGGGTCGGCGGGGGTACGATAATGGTGCCTTCCATGGTGCTGCTCACCGGCTTCACCCAGTATACCGCGCAGGGCTGTTCCCTCCTCGCCATGGTTCCCGTGGGAATAGTCGGTGCTTATACCCACTGGCGTTTGGGGAATGTCAGCACAAGTATCCTGCCGGGATTGGTACCGGGCATCCTGATAGGCACATATCTGGGCGGCTCCCTCGCCCATATCCTGTCCGAAGGAGTTTTGCGTATTATATTCTCCGCCGTGCTGATCTGGACGGGTATAAGATATTTAAGAACACCAAAACCTCAGACTGGTGAGGTTAATTACAGTTGAACAAGGGTAAGGAGCGGCTAAGCTCGCTCCTTTTTATTTAATAGGAGGGTGGGTGCCATGCTGAATACCAGTGATGCTCCCCGCCCGCAGCGGGGGATAATGGGCATCATACTGGCTTTCGTTCCCTGGATTTTGTACTGGAGCCTCCCGGCTCCCTGGGGTTTGACGGGCGGGCTGGCGGGTTCGGCCCTTCTTTTAGCCCGGCAAGTGGGCCGGGGAAAGCCGAAGTTAATGGATGGGGTAACCCTGGCTTTTTTCGTGGCGGCCGGGATTATGAGCTGTGGCCTGCACTCCCCCTGGTTTGCCCGCTGGGAGGGAGTACTGGTTTTTGCCGTCCTGGCGGCCATGGCCCTGGTTTCCCTGGCTGTCCGCGCCCCTTTTACCCTCCAGTACGCCCGGGAGGACTGGCCCCAGGAATTCTGGCACGAACCCCTGTTTGTCCGCACCAACGTACATATCACCCTGGCCTGGGCCCTGGCCTTTTTATACGGCGCCGGAGCGGCAGCTTTTAATACCCTTAACCCCCCGGGTATCTATGCTCCCCTGTTGACCCACGCCGGTACGGCTCTGGGCCTGGCGTTTACCATCATCTGGCCTGCATATTACCCGCGCCGCACCATTGGCCGCATGCTCCGGAAAAAGGAACGCCGCCGCCCCAGGTGGCCAAATCCCGACCTGGCCTCCTGGCAGCAAATCAGGCAAATCAAGGCGGATGAAAATGACCCCCCCGGGCCCGGCCGGGATTCACCCATACCCCTGTCCCTTGTATATAAGGTTCACCCGGAGGACCGTTTTGATGTCATTGTCATTGGCGCAGGCATTGGCGGCCTTACCGCAGCCGCCCGGCTGGCCAACCGGGGTTTGCGGGTGTGCGTGCTGGAAAAGCACCACCGGCCCGGAGGCTACTGCACTTCCTTTGTGCGCAAGGGCTATACCTTTGACGGCGGGGTGGAATCCATCAGCGGCTGCGGTCCCAACGGCCCCGTACGGTTGCTGTTGGAAGAGCTGGGGCTGGAAAGCCGCATAGAGTTCCGGCACCACGGGCACCGGCTTATCACCCCGGACGGGGTAATCGATATTCCCAGTAGTTACGTGGAATTCACCAATCTCCTGATTGACCTGGCCCCTGCGGAGGAAGAAGGCATCCGCACTTTAATGGGTGAGCTGCATGCAGCCTACTACCAGGTCTACCAGGACACCCCCCGGACGGGAGGGGTGCCCCGCCCCCCGGCTACTGTGGACGAGATGCTGCGGTATCCCCTGGACCACCCTGATTTTTACCGGGCCATGGGCTATACCTGGGGGGATTACCTGCGCCGGAGGGTGCAGGACGAACACATCATCCGCATCCTGGGCTTGCTGACCGCCTACCTTGGGGACCGGGGCCTGGACACCCCGGCAGCCCGGATGATTCCCCTCATGGGTTATTATGTGGACGGGGGAGTTTACCCGGTGGGGGGAAGCCAGCGTCTCGCCGACGTACTGGTAGAGGCTATTCAGGAGCGGGAGGGTGAGGTACGTCTGAATTCACCGGTAGCCAGGATCCTCCTGGCGGAAGACCGGGCGGCTGGGGTCCGTCTTGAAGACGGGAGCGAATTGCTGGCCCCCGTGGTGATCAGCAACGCCGATCCCCAGCAGACCTTCCTCCGGCTGGTGGGTACCGGGCACCTGCCCGCGGATTACGTGGCCCGGGTGAAGCGCTTACGGCCTTCCCCTTCGGCCTTTGTCCTCTATATGGCTCTGGAGCGGCCATCTGGTTTGCCGGAACGGGTTTTTGTCTTACGGGATCGCCCGCTTCCCCGGGACACCTTTGGCATCGGCAGCTTTCTTCTGGTCAGCAATGCTTCCCTGGACCCCGGAATGGTACCGCCCAACTGCGGGGACCTGACCATGATCACCCTGACCCGGCTGACGGCGGAACATCTGAACTGCATGGCCCGCTCCGACTACCTGGCCTTCAAGGAACAGTTGGCCAGCATCATGCTGGATTACGTGGAAGAGGTGGCCCCCAGGATTCGCAGGCACATCGTGCACGTGGAGGCGGCCACTCCGCGCACCTTTTACCGCTACACATGGAACAGCCAGGGGTGTATCTACGGCCTGGAGCCCGAAGCCGGTCCGGAAGGACCGGTATGGCTGGACCGCAAAACACCCATCCCCGGCCTCTGGCTGGTGGGCGCCTCGGTGGAACCGGGACCGGGCATTGAAGGAGTGGTCATTTCTGGCACCTACTGCGCCGACGAGATCTACGCCGGGTGTTAATGTAAACGTGAAAATGAAGCTACATTTAGCAACCTGCTTCCTGGAACAACAGGGGCATTACTATGGTAAAACGGCAAAAGCCCAAAGATGGGCCGGCGGCAGCCCGGTTTTTTCATCTAATTTTAATCTTTTTGTGTTACCATAAGATTTAAGGGGGGCTCCCTGCCTTTAACCTACTCCGGGATTAGGCAAATCCAACCTGGGGGGAGGGAAAGCCTGGTCCATGGGGAGACCGCCTTCAAGCCCTTAGGTACCAGGCGGAGATATGCGAATTCTGGTCGTTGAGGACGAAACCACCCTGGCCAATACCCTGGCCCGTTGCCTGCGGGAGGAAGGATACGCCACCGACATAGCCTACGACGGCGAAGAGGGGATCGCTTTCGCCGAAACAGTGGACTATGATTTGATAATTCTGGATCTCATGCTGCCCCGGCTGGATGGTATGGAAGTTATCCGCCGCCTGCGGAATGAGCGCATTGATACCCCGGTCCTCATGCTGACGGCCAGGGATACGGTGGCCGACAAGGTCAGGGGATTGGATGCCGGTGCCGACGATTACCTGACCAAACCCTTTGCCCTGGCTGAACTGCTGGCCCGCGT
Coding sequences within it:
- a CDS encoding sulfite exporter TauE/SafE family protein, with the protein product MISLLIGLAAGFFGGLVGLGGGVIMIPLMVSILKMGQHKAHGTSLVALVFTGISGAVTYALNGSVDILASVLLASTAIFTARAGAHLANALPEWKLKRSFGGFLILVSLLLLLKPYLPHASRHVTGWLEILILLLTGIFTGFLSGMMGVGGGTIMVPSMVLLTGFTQYTAQGCSLLAMVPVGIVGAYTHWRLGNVSTSILPGLVPGILIGTYLGGSLAHILSEGVLRIIFSAVLIWTGIRYLRTPKPQTGEVNYS
- a CDS encoding phytoene desaturase family protein; this encodes MLNTSDAPRPQRGIMGIILAFVPWILYWSLPAPWGLTGGLAGSALLLARQVGRGKPKLMDGVTLAFFVAAGIMSCGLHSPWFARWEGVLVFAVLAAMALVSLAVRAPFTLQYAREDWPQEFWHEPLFVRTNVHITLAWALAFLYGAGAAAFNTLNPPGIYAPLLTHAGTALGLAFTIIWPAYYPRRTIGRMLRKKERRRPRWPNPDLASWQQIRQIKADENDPPGPGRDSPIPLSLVYKVHPEDRFDVIVIGAGIGGLTAAARLANRGLRVCVLEKHHRPGGYCTSFVRKGYTFDGGVESISGCGPNGPVRLLLEELGLESRIEFRHHGHRLITPDGVIDIPSSYVEFTNLLIDLAPAEEEGIRTLMGELHAAYYQVYQDTPRTGGVPRPPATVDEMLRYPLDHPDFYRAMGYTWGDYLRRRVQDEHIIRILGLLTAYLGDRGLDTPAARMIPLMGYYVDGGVYPVGGSQRLADVLVEAIQEREGEVRLNSPVARILLAEDRAAGVRLEDGSELLAPVVISNADPQQTFLRLVGTGHLPADYVARVKRLRPSPSAFVLYMALERPSGLPERVFVLRDRPLPRDTFGIGSFLLVSNASLDPGMVPPNCGDLTMITLTRLTAEHLNCMARSDYLAFKEQLASIMLDYVEEVAPRIRRHIVHVEAATPRTFYRYTWNSQGCIYGLEPEAGPEGPVWLDRKTPIPGLWLVGASVEPGPGIEGVVISGTYCADEIYAGC